The segment ttaaatttaaaacagttgataatattaatttttaaacatttcagGTGCAAAAAATCTTTATGTTATCGCTGTACAAGGTATTAAGGGTAGACTTAATCGTCTCCCAGCTGCTGCAGTCGGTGATATGATTGTTGCCACAGTCAAAAAAGGAAAGCCAGAACTCAGAAAGAAGGgtaagataattattttctttaaacaaTCGAGAACTTGTGAAttgagtatttatttattcaacttttcattgtttaatactcaattcatttaacaaaaatattccTTTAGTCATCAAATAGTCCAACAAagctaataaatttatttttaaattcgttgattgttcaattaaaaaaatataattttgtttttgttgagattttaaaattaatattaaacgaTCCAGTATTAATTACAAtgttgttatttgtttatttttttctagttatGCCAGCTGTTGTCATCAGACAACGTAAACCTTTCCGCAGGAGAGATGGTGTCTTCATTTACTTCGAAGACAATGCAGGAGTTATCGTCAATAATAAAGGAGAAATGAAAGGATCAGCTATCACAGGTCCAGTTGCAAAAGAATGCGCCGATCTTTGGCCAAGAATTGCTTCCAATGCAGGCAGCATTGCTTAATTCATCATTCTTAACACTTTCAATTAAATGCTTTCAATAAATGTccaacagaaaagaaaaaaaattatatacttgttgttttaatttattttagtcatattttttatacatgtaatttatcaaCTGGTACACTTGGTTCTTATCATTGTTTTCtaggtatttttaatattggtaTGTTGATGGAAATGGAGCACTTGGATCCAGCTCGTAATCAATTAATCGTctgcaataatatttatcttgcCTGTTGTTTCATTCTGCTTTTTGTTGATCCAAttgttctatttatttatttaattaaacatgattaatttttttgggaCAACGTAAATCTTTTCGCAGGAGAGATGGTGTCTTCATTTACTTCGAAGATAAAGCAGGTCCAGTTACCAAGGAATATGCCAAATTTCCaatctttgaattttcatttttctaattgataaaaaaaaaaaccaaagccaacaaataaaatgtaacATTACAATTTTAGATGGATTAACAATATATCGttataaataaagtatatatattaggttacttatttttttaaataaaagtttttattaatttatttacttgtttttaatttatttattatttattatcgttaatattatatttagtcTTCAAAGTAGGACATTTCAAAgaacttaataatttttttcctttcaagTGGCATTTGTGGAGTCGtacctattattattgttgaaatgttattaatttttaatttttcattaatcgTATTGACTATTGATCtgcaaaattaaatgaattaatttaatctagCAAGTCATCATAAAAtcaggtaaataattttttgtaaattaacaataaagcTGATGAGATTTTTAacgaattaataaaatgctaaggacaagcagtagatAATGAATTAATGTAAACACAGAAACTATGCTGGAGGCTACTGtccttattattttatttatttaaaatacgagTTACAGATGAGTTTGTAacttatttgaataaattgaaacaCGTGAAAACAGCTATTGCAGGAGGTAACACCTGTAATTagatttgtaaataattcaaatttatttatttatttttttttttttaatggaaatgaaatttatattttattgttgaattaatattatatttaattcgaTATATTTTCTAGCTTTgctagaaatttattaaaaataattgtgtcaCTGTTGATAGAAATATGTTGTTAACAACtcaatatgttgttttttttttataattattgttatattgttaaaaagtTTGATCAATCTGGTATTAGATAGAAGATTTTTTGTTTGGTAATTTAACGTTTTCAACAAATTCGActgttaaatattcatattcaaTTTGTGTATTAGGCTCACCATCTTCATATGACATGACCACTGTCAATTTTTGTTTACgatttcttgatatttcttCTGCTTTTTTGATGAATTCAGAAGTTACACTTGTGTTATGAACGCGATAATATTTCATCtctggtgaattttcaagaactTTTATGGCTGattcatttgtaattttattgctgAATGGTAAAAACACAACTTCCATGTTTTTgagtaatttaattgaagagTCAGTGATGTTATTAAACCCGAAACAATCAAGATGTcttaaataattcatctttGAAATTGCTACTATACCAGCATCGGTTATCGTGTGACTATGAATTCGTAGTGATTTTAATTCTCTCATGACATTGGcaacattatataaaaaatcatcagtaacttgggaatttttaatttctaagcTCTTGACcgaagtatatttttttgagaaatccaatttattttcactatATTTACACTCGTCACCAGTGGTTATTAATGTAGATTCtattaaagttaaataattgattaaactTCTGGGACTACATATACCAGCAAATTGAAACTTTTTCAAGGCCTTCAGTTCAGAAACCACCTGCAAAACAAATTCATGAGTGCCTATATGTAAAGTATAAaaaggaatatttttttttttttttttttttaatgaagttTAACTTACACTAGTGATTTCATCTGGAAAATTAGTACTGTCGTCTATGCATTCACACCAATTTGACAAATTCAGTTCAGTCAATGTATCAGCAACGTTTAACAATGACTTGATTAAAGTAACAGGTATAAATGTATCGCGAGATTtaaaacattgaaatataattttcaatacttttagTTTCAAAAGACGTGAAAATGCATTATCTAATATTGCATCGTCAATATATTCACTTCTTATTCGAAGTTCTACGAGATTTGGACATGATTCATTGACAACTGGTACTATGTTAAAGTGGTTATATGCTGTCAAGTCTAATTCTGTTAAATAACGGCCACATTTATTAAGAAgcgattttaaaaaactaaattgtcCATCGGTTGTTGGATAATTTTTCGTTAATAAATTAGGATACTCGTCATATCTCCAATAAGTTAGTTCTagttttttgacattaaaccAAGAGTAATAATCAAGAGCTCTTTTCCATTGTTTAcacactaaaaaaattaattaattgtcattattaaataattcattttatatgttaattatcattatcataccCAATGCAATTTTTGGTCTTTCACATGCTGGAAgatacatgaatatttcagccaggcaatcatcattaacatgtTCCATTATCAGTACATCACTGGCGTATGATTGATCATGATGAAAACCGTATAGCTAAAAAGAATAATCagcatttatatttaatattctaattactgttattaattatttaaactgaaCGCAGCTATTTTATACTGCAGTTATTTTGGACTaaccttattttttatttcgccGAAGCAACTTGTTGAAGTTTGTCTTCTAGGTGGAGATCTACTCCATGGTATTTGtataactttatatttttttaccaagtttTTTGCCAACTCTAATTCACGTAATCTTTTGAACTGAgtcatatttgataaaatgtgCTATGCACAATATCCAAGTTTTGGTttaatatgtttatatttctatgtacatatagactttttttttaattgtttttttattttgctattAGAGATacattaaatgttttaaatacatatatttttctatgtaGGTAGACTGTCTCTTTCATTCAAgtgcaaaacaaaaataatttattatttaaatcttagttttttattaaaactttattgctttttaaacaatagaaaaaaaattgcttattaattctatttattttattgatttataattttaattttaaatcatatgAGAAGAGAAATCATATGATACACACGTggtaaaatcgaaaaaaatttagaagtaTCGTATTAGGAGTACA is part of the Aphidius gifuensis isolate YNYX2018 linkage group LG1, ASM1490517v1, whole genome shotgun sequence genome and harbors:
- the LOC122847396 gene encoding 60S ribosomal protein L23 encodes the protein MSKRGRGGSAGAKFRISLGLPVGAVINCADNTGAKNLYVIAVQGIKGRLNRLPAAAVGDMIVATVKKGKPELRKKVMPAVVIRQRKPFRRRDGVFIYFEDNAGVIVNNKGEMKGSAITGPVAKECADLWPRIASNAGSIA
- the LOC122847903 gene encoding uncharacterized protein LOC122847903, producing the protein MTQFKRLRELELAKNLVKKYKVIQIPWSRSPPRRQTSTSCFGEIKNKLYGFHHDQSYASDVLIMEHVNDDCLAEIFMYLPACERPKIALVCKQWKRALDYYSWFNVKKLELTYWRYDEYPNLLTKNYPTTDGQFSFLKSLLNKCGRYLTELDLTAYNHFNIVPVVNESCPNLVELRIRSEYIDDAILDNAFSRLLKLKVLKIIFQCFKSRDTFIPVTLIKSLLNVADTLTELNLSNWCECIDDSTNFPDEITSVVSELKALKKFQFAGICSPRSLINYLTLIESTLITTGDECKYSENKLDFSKKYTSVKSLEIKNSQVTDDFLYNVANVMRELKSLRIHSHTITDAGIVAISKMNYLRHLDCFGFNNITDSSIKLLKNMEVVFLPFSNKITNESAIKVLENSPEMKYYRVHNTSVTSEFIKKAEEISRNRKQKLTVVMSYEDGEPNTQIEYEYLTVEFVENVKLPNKKSSI